The proteins below are encoded in one region of Persephonella hydrogeniphila:
- a CDS encoding ABC transporter ATP-binding protein, whose translation MVKIKNLYKKFGKQEVLKGINLELKKGKVTAILGPNGSGKTTLIKSILGLVIPTDGEIYVKGENVRDNWSYRKYIGYMPQIAVFPENLTLKELINMLLDIRKEGYNPNIKDDFIKHFKLEEYMDKKLKNLSGGTKQKVSALITFMFDPEIYFLDEPTVGLDPISSSFLKDKIREQAERDRLVVLTSHIMSEVEELADDIVFLLEGVIHVQGSVKEIIQSSGEKNLERAIAKLMEKKYNA comes from the coding sequence ATGGTCAAAATAAAAAACCTGTATAAAAAGTTTGGAAAGCAGGAAGTGTTAAAGGGCATAAACTTAGAGCTAAAAAAAGGTAAAGTAACGGCTATCCTCGGTCCTAACGGCTCAGGTAAAACCACGCTCATAAAATCAATCTTAGGTCTTGTAATCCCTACAGACGGAGAAATTTATGTAAAAGGAGAAAATGTAAGAGACAACTGGAGTTACAGAAAGTACATAGGATATATGCCCCAGATAGCAGTTTTCCCTGAAAATTTAACACTGAAAGAGCTTATAAATATGCTTCTTGATATAAGAAAGGAAGGGTACAATCCTAATATAAAAGATGATTTTATTAAACACTTCAAACTTGAAGAATATATGGATAAAAAACTAAAAAATCTTTCAGGAGGAACGAAACAGAAAGTAAGTGCTTTAATCACTTTTATGTTTGATCCTGAGATCTACTTTCTTGATGAACCTACAGTAGGATTAGATCCGATATCAAGTAGCTTTCTAAAAGATAAAATAAGAGAACAGGCAGAAAGAGACAGACTGGTCGTTCTTACATCACATATAATGAGCGAAGTAGAAGAGCTTGCAGATGATATAGTTTTTTTACTTGAAGGTGTTATACATGTACAGGGTTCTGTAAAAGAGATTATACAAAGCTCAGGAGAGAAAAATTTAGAAAGGGCTATAGCAAAGCTGATGGAGAAAAAGTACAATGCTTAA